In one Silene latifolia isolate original U9 population chromosome 10, ASM4854445v1, whole genome shotgun sequence genomic region, the following are encoded:
- the LOC141606838 gene encoding phosphate transporter PHO1-like translates to MVKFSKELEAQLIPEWKDYFVNYWQLKKHVKKIKLSRKSKLASQVLNNPCHCSSTFGYSIFDPVRSLFSSVGCNKLPCCCNSSPGDYEIEKGKSNEGEDDQDELHQVHEQELSQLFSEEDEVKMFFDRLDEELEKVNSFYRARESEFLQRGEALLKQLKILIDLKQVLNQRRRKNFPSPMSSFHGGYLSRSNSISSRNSDCSESEMNEASDASSQTDDVLATLEKNGINFIGAATMAKHKKGKPKMSLRIDIPATTPGRTISAVSSMLWEDLVNTPKDRPREFINRKKIQCAEKMIRGAFVELYKGLGLLKTYSSLNMVAFTKILKKFDKVANRQASSSYLKTVKSTHFISSDKVVRLMDEVEALFTKHFADNDRKKAMKFLRPQQQKDSHMVTFFVGLFTGCFVTLFIVYAILAHISGMFSHGSQDESGYMETVYPIFSTFALLGLHLFMYGCNLLTWKATRINYTFIFEFNPKTALKYRDAFLVCTSLMTAVVGALVIHLILRSTGFPPHQIDAIPGILLLIFFAMLICPFNVFYRATRYCFLKVIRNIVFSPLYKVLMVDFFMADQLTSQIPLLRHMEITACYFLANTFGTHQYDVCKKGKLYRELAYVISFAPYYWRAMQCARRWFDEADVKQLANLGKYVSAMIAAGARLTYAQQQEPTVFFTILVIVTSVIATMYQLYWDFVQDWGFFDLSSKNPWLRDDLVLKNKCIYYISIVLNLVLRVAWVESVIRYIKVGNVEAKFLDFTLASLEVIRRGHWNFYRLENEHLNNVGKYRAVKTVPLPFRETDSDG, encoded by the exons ATGGTGAAATTTTCTAAGGAGTTGGAAGCACAACTTATACCAGAATGGAAAGATTATTTTGTAAATTATTGGCAACTCAAGAAACATGTCAAAAAAATTAAACTCTCTCGTAAATCAAAATTAGCTTCTCAAGTCTTGAATAACCCTTGCCATTGTTCCTCCACCTTTGGCTACTCGATTTTCGATCCCGTTCGATCTCTTTTCTCCTCGGTGGGTTGTAATAAGCTTCCTTGTTGCTGTAACTCCTCTCCGGGAGATTATGAG ATTGAGAAAGGCAAATCGAATGAAGGCGAGGACGATCAAGATGAATTACATCAAGTTCATGAACAAGAGCTTTCACAATTATTCTCAGAAGAAGATGAG GTGAAGATGTTTTTTGATAGATTGGATGAAGAACTTGAAAAGGTGAATAGTTTTTATAGAGCTAGGGAAAGTGAATTCCTACAAAGAGGAGAGGCACTCCTTAAGCAACTCAAAATATTGATAGATCTTAAGCAAGTCTTAAATCAACGTCGACGCAAAAATTTCCCATCACCTATGTCATCTTTCCATGGCGGATATCTTTCTCGATCTAACTCGATTTCATCTCGTAATTCTGATTGCTCTg AATCTGAGATGAATGAAGCTTCAGATGCTTCATCACAGACAGATGATGTACTGGCAACCCTTGAAAAAAATGGGATAAATTTTATTGGGGCGGCGACGATGGCTAAGCATAAAAAAGGGAAGCCTAAGATGTCCTTAAGGATTGACATTCCCGCGACTACGCCAGGTCGGACAATTTCTGCTGTCAGCTCTATGTTGTGGGAGGATCTGGTGAATACCCCTAAAGACCGGCCGAGGGAGTTCATTAACAGGAAAAAAATACAGTGTGCTGAGAAAATGATCAGAGGGGCTTTTGTGGAATTGTACAAAGGTCTTGGCCTGTTGAAAACCTATAG CTCACTCAACATGGTAGCATTCACAAAAATACTCAAGAAATTTGATAAG GTAGCTAACAGACAAGCATCATCTAGTTACCTGAAGACAGTAAAGAGTACCCATTTTATCAGTTCTGACAAG GTGGTTAGACTAATGGACGAAGTGGAGGCCTTATTCACCAAGCACTTTGCCGACAATGACAGGAAAAAGGCTATGAAGTTCTTGCGTCCCCAGCAACAGAAAGACTCTCACATGGTTACTTTTTTTGTTG GATTGTTTACGGGCTGTTTTGTCACCCTTTTCATTGTGTACGCAATTTTGGCTCATATTTCGGGTATGTTCTCTCATGGAAGCCAAGATGAATCCGGTTATATGGAGACAGTTTATCCTATTTTCAG CACATTTGCACTGCTAGGCTTGCACTTGTTCATGTATGGATGCAATTTGCTAACTTGGAAGGCCACAAGAATCAACTATACATTCATATTTGAATTTAACCCAAAGACGGCCCTCAAGTACCGGGATGCTTTCCTAGTCTGCACATCCTTGATGACTGCTGTAGTTGGTGCCTTGGTCATTCACCTCATTTTAAGGTCTACTGGTTTCCCTCCTCACCAAATTGACGCCATCCCCGGCATCCTTCTTCTG ATCTTTTTCGCAATGCTGATTTGCCCGTTCAATGTATTCTATCGTGCAACTCGATATTGTTTCCTTAAGGTGATACGTAACATTGTATTCTCTCCGTTATACAAG GTCCTGATGGTAGATTTTTTCATGGCTGACCAACTAACTAGCCAG ATTCCTCTGCTCAGACACATGGAAATCACAGCATGCTATTTTCTAGCTAACACTTTTGGGACACACCAGTATGATGTCTGTAAGAAAGGAAAGCTATACCGAGAGCTTGCCTATGTCATCTCCTTTGCACCATACTATTGGCGTGCTATGCAG TGTGCTAGAAGATGGTTTGACGAAGCCGATGTAAAGCAATTAGCCAACTTGGGCAAGTATGTATCGGCCATGATCGCAGCTGGTGCTAGGTTAACATATGCCCAGCAACAGGAACCTACAGTTTTCTTCACAATTTTAGTCATAGTGACTTCTGTCATTGCTACGATGTACCAATTATATTGGGATTTCGTGCAAGATTGGGGTTTCTTCGACCTCAGTTCCAAAAACCCGTGGCTAAGAGATGATCTTGTTCTGAAAAACAAATGCATATACTACATTTCCATA GTTCTCAATTTGGTCCTAAGAGTTGCGTGGGTGGAGAGCGTGATCAGATATATCAAAGTCGGAAATGTAGAGGCCAAATTTTTAGACTTTACTCTGGCGTCTTTAGAAGTAATTCGACGTGGCCATTGGAACTTTTATAG ATTGGAAAATGAGCACTTGAACAATGTGGGAAAGTATAGGGCAGTAAAGACAGTTCCTCTGCCATTCCGTGAAACGGATTCCGATGGCTAA
- the LOC141608858 gene encoding uncharacterized protein LOC141608858, producing the protein MASASNTLSSTLPIFGGENYDYWCIKMKALLKSNALWEIVENGPEKQQEGVQPTEASLKKINEDEIKDAKALSFIFNAVSETIFPKIMRASTAKEAWDSLQKEFHGDERIRTIRLNTLRKDFENLKMRENEDIQTYTSRVTEIVNQMKIYGEDITDTRIVQKFLATLTKKFDMIVLCY; encoded by the coding sequence ATGGCTTCCGCATCAAATACTCTATCGTCTACTCTTCCAATTTTTGGAGGAGAAAATTACGACTATTGGTGCATTAAAATGAAGGCTCTCTTAAAATCAAATGCACTATGGGAGATTGTGGAAAATGGTCCCGAAAAGCAACAAGAAGGTGTTCAACCCACCGAAGCATccttaaagaaaataaatgagGATGAGATAAAGGACGCCAAAGccttgtcttttatctttaatgcTGTTTCGGAGACCATCTTTCCAAAAATAATGCGGGCTTCTACCGCAAAAGAAGCATGGGATTCACTCCAAAAAGAATTCCATGGTGATGAAAGGATAAGAACAATACGTCTCAATACCCTAAGAAAAGATTTCGAAAATTTGAAGATGAGGGAGAATGAAGACATACAAACTTACACTTCAAGAGTAACGGAGATAGTTAATCAAATGAAGATATATGGCGAAGATATTACCGACACGAGAATCGTGCAAAAATTTCTCGCGACTTTAACCAAAAAGTTCGACATGATTGTCCTTTGTTATTGA